The following coding sequences lie in one Silvanigrella aquatica genomic window:
- a CDS encoding pyruvate dehydrogenase complex E1 component subunit beta: protein MAILTLREALNQALTEEMERDPSVFIMGEEVAQYDGAYKVTKGMLAKFGPMRVVDSPISEAGFAGLGVGAAMCGLRPVIEMMTWNFAIQAFDQIINHAAKMLYMSGGQYKVPMVIRGPHGAAHMLGAQHSQCVDHMLVNCPGLKIVSTVIPAEAKGLMKSAIRDDNTVLFLESEMLYGRSGEVPEGEYTIPLGVGDIKREGTDVTLVAWNKMVLLALDVAAELEKEGISVEIVDPRTLMPLDEDMIFNSVRKTNRLVVLEEGWGVASFGCHIVDRVVKECFDYLDAPPERVTNLFVPMPYNERLEHEVMPTAERTISAIKAVLYK from the coding sequence ATGGCGATTTTAACTTTACGCGAAGCTTTAAACCAAGCGTTGACTGAAGAAATGGAACGCGACCCAAGTGTATTTATTATGGGCGAAGAAGTTGCGCAATATGACGGCGCGTATAAAGTAACAAAAGGAATGCTTGCAAAATTTGGACCGATGAGAGTTGTTGACTCTCCTATTTCCGAAGCGGGATTTGCGGGATTAGGCGTTGGTGCTGCTATGTGCGGGTTGCGTCCTGTTATTGAAATGATGACATGGAATTTTGCGATTCAAGCATTCGATCAAATTATCAATCATGCCGCTAAAATGTTATATATGAGCGGTGGACAATACAAAGTGCCTATGGTTATCCGTGGACCACATGGTGCGGCTCACATGTTAGGTGCTCAGCACAGTCAATGCGTTGATCACATGTTAGTAAACTGTCCTGGACTCAAAATTGTCAGTACTGTGATTCCTGCCGAAGCGAAAGGACTCATGAAGTCTGCTATTCGTGATGACAATACGGTTCTCTTTTTAGAGAGTGAAATGTTGTATGGTCGTTCGGGCGAAGTTCCTGAGGGCGAATATACCATTCCTCTTGGAGTTGGAGATATCAAGCGCGAAGGAACGGATGTTACCTTAGTTGCTTGGAATAAAATGGTACTTCTTGCATTAGATGTTGCTGCTGAACTTGAAAAAGAAGGCATCAGTGTAGAAATTGTCGACCCTCGTACTTTAATGCCACTTGATGAAGACATGATTTTTAATTCTGTGCGTAAAACAAACCGCCTTGTTGTTCTTGAAGAAGGTTGGGGCGTGGCCTCTTTTGGTTGTCATATTGTCGATAGAGTTGTGAAAGAATGTTTTGACTATTTGGATGCGCCACCGGAACGTGTGACAAATTTATTTGTGCCTATGCCCTATAATGAGCGACTTGAGCATGAGGTTATGCCAACGGCGGAGCGCACCATTTCTGCAATTAAAGCTGTATTATATAAATAA
- a CDS encoding NfeD family protein produces the protein MELEWYWLYFVAGIVFALLEIFSLTFYFLPLGIAAIITGLFALFNSNIYIHAAIFVVSGILLLVFISKWRKSRFLRSSGSQFIAGVVGQVGIIVEDYKSSTEPGKVKIFSDIWEIHWDSQRDKMLSELKMGDHVKVVSVEGNKVIIEKIKVSK, from the coding sequence ATGGAATTAGAATGGTATTGGTTATATTTTGTAGCAGGAATTGTTTTTGCTTTATTAGAAATATTTTCTTTGACATTTTATTTTTTGCCTCTAGGCATTGCAGCTATAATAACGGGGCTATTTGCCTTATTTAATTCAAATATTTATATACATGCAGCCATTTTTGTAGTATCAGGAATATTGCTTTTAGTTTTTATTTCGAAATGGCGTAAGTCACGTTTTTTAAGATCATCAGGTTCGCAATTTATTGCAGGTGTTGTAGGACAAGTTGGTATTATTGTTGAAGATTACAAATCATCTACCGAACCAGGAAAAGTGAAAATATTTTCTGATATTTGGGAGATACATTGGGATTCTCAGCGTGACAAAATGCTCAGTGAATTAAAAATGGGAGATCATGTAAAAGTTGTTTCTGTAGAAGGAAATAAAGTCATTATTGAGAAAATCAAAGTCTCTAAATAA
- a CDS encoding pyruvate dehydrogenase complex dihydrolipoamide acetyltransferase, with protein sequence MATVMEMPKLSDTMSEGSVAHWLKKEGEKVSAGLPVIEIDTDKATMEYECPASGILLKILVGDGQKCPLQAPIAVIGKEGENWEEALEKYKAKKGGAASAPHAEAKKEAPAKSSSANVTASSAKTTTVPDAAVKASPLAKKIAADKGINLSSIQGSGPNGRIVQRDLDQASGGASSASPAIAFGSGAEVEKIPHTNMRKTIARRLAESVNTAPHFFLTVSINMTNLLNWRKEVVAKLPENEKFSVNDLVIFLTSRALKRHPALNSSWQDEYVAQYRDVHMSVAVALPNGLMTPVVRHADKLTVVQISQETKRLVKIAKEGKLQPNDYAGGTFSVSNLGMAGIESFTAIINPPQAAILAVGATVPTPAILPNGTVGVEQRMKVTLSCDHRVVDGAVGAEFLKTLKQFFEDPVSALFLG encoded by the coding sequence ATGGCAACAGTAATGGAAATGCCGAAACTTTCGGATACGATGTCTGAAGGCTCAGTTGCGCATTGGTTAAAAAAAGAAGGTGAAAAAGTTTCTGCTGGTTTGCCTGTTATTGAAATTGATACCGACAAAGCAACCATGGAATATGAATGCCCTGCCAGTGGTATTCTTTTAAAAATTCTTGTTGGCGATGGACAAAAATGTCCTCTGCAGGCGCCCATTGCCGTCATTGGTAAAGAGGGTGAAAACTGGGAAGAAGCCCTTGAAAAATACAAAGCGAAAAAAGGAGGAGCGGCTTCAGCTCCGCATGCAGAAGCAAAAAAAGAAGCTCCTGCAAAATCATCTTCAGCTAACGTAACAGCGTCTTCCGCAAAAACAACAACTGTCCCCGATGCTGCTGTGAAAGCAAGTCCTCTTGCTAAGAAAATTGCTGCGGATAAGGGAATTAATTTGAGCAGCATTCAAGGAAGTGGTCCTAATGGGCGCATTGTGCAAAGAGATCTCGATCAAGCCTCAGGTGGGGCATCAAGTGCGTCACCTGCCATAGCTTTTGGATCGGGCGCTGAAGTTGAAAAAATTCCGCATACAAATATGCGTAAAACTATTGCGCGCCGCTTAGCGGAAAGCGTAAATACAGCACCACATTTCTTCCTTACTGTCAGTATTAATATGACAAATTTATTGAATTGGCGTAAAGAAGTTGTTGCTAAATTGCCAGAAAATGAAAAATTCAGTGTCAATGACCTTGTTATTTTTCTAACGTCACGTGCTTTAAAGCGTCATCCTGCTTTAAATTCGTCCTGGCAAGATGAGTATGTCGCGCAATATCGTGATGTGCATATGAGCGTTGCAGTGGCATTGCCTAATGGCTTAATGACTCCTGTTGTGCGTCATGCGGACAAACTTACAGTTGTTCAAATTTCTCAAGAAACAAAACGTCTTGTGAAAATAGCGAAAGAAGGAAAACTGCAACCAAATGACTATGCGGGGGGCACGTTTTCTGTTAGTAATTTAGGAATGGCTGGAATTGAAAGCTTTACTGCGATTATCAACCCACCTCAAGCGGCTATTTTAGCAGTGGGCGCGACAGTTCCCACACCTGCTATTTTACCAAATGGCACTGTAGGTGTTGAACAAAGAATGAAAGTTACATTAAGTTGTGACCATAGGGTTGTTGATGGAGCTGTGGGAGCCGAGTTCTTAAAAACACTAAAGCAATTCTTTGAAGATCCTGTCTCTGCTTTGTTTTTAGGATAA
- a CDS encoding HEAT repeat domain-containing protein → MINKKIMFFCLLAYLFQFIIETLAISSNSFFIYYIGADKLPKALIISSLLTPVVVFILSLLEVGKNSRQFKLILLIIISIMSLLFLYYLSGMVKYGKLSVWSYQIFSNLFSLVSIIVYWNLINNYFYVFESKLYFSYFIIAEEIGAITSDVLINQYMFDFSMTKYFYFVLFTLILSLILSCFIFQIKRINESDSNKEVIEKKYDDNSMIINSKNKNLFILVSIYILIICLFHFISSIVSYQFNYASGVKFTRSEDLNKFFSEFQFYSSLFIILSSFLLNKFLFSKSKIIIQHLIYALALLFLFYIMNIKYVFYTIVFAEMVKTILEHSLFQTSYEHFTSAFNEKISDKIRNFSEGFFIPIIIVLSGIFMTFFPSKFSIYYLNISLIVVVLLIILCIFFIKNYYYKYHMKSLENNFTVDNMRSIQALGEKNNYPSIKFLTTNYTITNDRYIKKNIILSIGKISSSQSIDYIFNILNEEDEFLQSAAVDALFMYNSYKVHYLLVEFIQGKKNKSFYVRHKVISYINKIYKNAIIPFFMHLLYSDDHRIVANAIENFWDIKDKNIIPFMTSFLHHPSNRVRANAIILIYNFDMNYYNEICLRSLNLLKKSKDMNDNLSFVFVVGFLKMNKYSDDVIDIYEKLKNIEIFKDKLVENFAFSFSGLNNPIGDDLFQFLFMDLKNYPNTLLYKFKLLSLFNRIKIIKNFFAGEYGYDTYNNFYENFKHSIYDLSFELEIIEELMPEKK, encoded by the coding sequence ATGATAAACAAGAAAATAATGTTTTTCTGTTTATTGGCCTATTTGTTTCAATTTATAATTGAAACATTAGCAATTAGTTCGAATTCGTTTTTTATTTATTATATTGGTGCCGATAAGCTTCCAAAAGCTTTAATTATATCTTCTTTGTTAACTCCTGTTGTTGTATTTATACTTTCTTTATTGGAGGTAGGTAAAAATTCTAGGCAGTTTAAATTAATTTTGTTGATTATTATTTCAATTATGAGTTTATTATTTTTGTATTATTTAAGTGGAATGGTGAAATATGGAAAATTAAGTGTTTGGAGTTATCAGATTTTTAGCAACTTATTTTCTTTAGTAAGTATAATTGTTTATTGGAATTTGATCAACAATTATTTTTATGTTTTTGAGTCGAAACTTTATTTTTCTTATTTCATCATAGCTGAAGAGATTGGAGCTATTACAAGTGATGTTTTGATTAATCAATATATGTTTGATTTTAGTATGACAAAATACTTTTACTTTGTATTATTTACTCTTATTCTTTCTTTGATTTTATCTTGCTTTATATTTCAAATTAAGAGAATTAATGAAAGTGATTCTAATAAAGAAGTTATTGAAAAAAAATATGATGATAATTCAATGATTATAAACTCAAAAAATAAAAACTTATTTATACTTGTTTCAATATATATATTAATAATATGTTTATTTCATTTTATTTCAAGTATTGTAAGTTATCAATTTAATTATGCATCTGGCGTTAAATTTACTCGTTCGGAAGATTTAAATAAGTTTTTCTCGGAGTTTCAATTTTATTCAAGTTTATTTATTATTTTATCGAGTTTTTTACTTAACAAATTTCTATTTTCAAAATCAAAAATAATTATTCAACACTTAATTTATGCTCTCGCCCTTTTATTCTTATTTTATATTATGAATATAAAATATGTTTTTTATACAATTGTTTTTGCTGAAATGGTTAAAACAATTCTAGAACATTCCTTATTTCAAACATCATATGAACATTTTACTTCTGCTTTTAATGAAAAAATTAGTGATAAAATAAGAAATTTTTCAGAGGGATTTTTTATTCCAATAATAATTGTTTTATCTGGAATATTTATGACTTTTTTTCCAAGTAAATTTTCTATTTATTACTTAAATATATCATTAATTGTAGTTGTTTTATTAATTATATTGTGCATATTTTTTATAAAAAATTATTACTATAAGTATCATATGAAAAGCCTCGAAAATAACTTTACTGTAGATAATATGCGCTCTATTCAGGCGTTAGGCGAAAAAAATAATTATCCATCAATCAAATTTTTAACAACAAATTATACTATAACAAATGACAGATATATAAAGAAAAATATTATTTTATCTATTGGAAAAATTAGCAGTTCACAAAGTATTGATTATATTTTTAATATATTAAATGAAGAAGATGAATTTTTACAATCTGCAGCCGTTGATGCTCTTTTTATGTATAACTCTTACAAAGTTCATTATTTACTAGTTGAATTTATACAAGGTAAGAAAAATAAGAGCTTTTATGTCCGTCATAAAGTGATTTCATATATTAATAAAATTTATAAAAATGCAATCATCCCCTTTTTTATGCATTTGCTTTACAGTGATGATCATCGGATTGTTGCTAACGCTATAGAAAATTTTTGGGATATTAAAGATAAAAATATCATTCCCTTTATGACAAGTTTTCTGCATCATCCGAGCAATCGTGTCCGTGCCAATGCCATTATTCTTATTTATAACTTTGATATGAATTATTATAATGAAATTTGTCTCAGGAGCTTAAATTTACTTAAAAAATCTAAAGATATGAATGACAATCTTTCTTTTGTTTTTGTGGTAGGGTTTTTAAAAATGAATAAATATTCGGATGATGTTATAGATATATATGAAAAACTAAAAAATATTGAAATTTTTAAAGATAAGCTTGTTGAAAATTTTGCGTTTTCATTTTCGGGATTAAATAATCCCATTGGTGATGATCTTTTTCAGTTTTTATTTATGGATTTAAAAAACTATCCAAATACACTGCTGTATAAATTTAAATTACTTTCACTTTTTAATAGAATAAAAATAATTAAAAACTTTTTTGCCGGAGAATATGGTTATGATACTTATAATAATTTTTATGAAAACTTTAAGCATTCAATTTATGATTTGAGTTTTGAACTTGAAATTATTGAAGAGCTCATGCCTGAAAAAAAGTAA
- a CDS encoding methyltransferase domain-containing protein, producing the protein MSQKRSNSNIWMTDRLSIGERYHSLISQVLYQGKSQYQNISVVKLFNESKALYLDNQLQSTTADEFIYHESLIHIPFISHKNPENVLIIGAGEGATAREALKWNSVKKITLIEIDEDVILSCNKYLPEMSLGAYQDSKVEIIITDARDFLKNNKNKYDVIICDLCDQIFDENNILNNSFLLSCKNILSQNGIMCIQSGEIPVIQNPLFEKYLFLVKSLFLSMKLYSVWIPSYCRNWAFILLSDNKITLNSIEDIKNTINCNLSQNLKFINEKAYLGLFHPPKYIQEFEK; encoded by the coding sequence ATGTCTCAAAAAAGATCAAATTCAAATATTTGGATGACAGATCGTTTGTCTATTGGAGAAAGATATCACTCCTTAATCTCTCAAGTTTTATATCAGGGTAAAAGTCAATATCAAAATATTAGTGTTGTTAAGTTATTTAATGAAAGCAAAGCTCTTTATCTTGATAACCAACTACAATCGACGACTGCAGATGAATTTATTTATCACGAATCTCTAATTCATATTCCATTTATTTCTCATAAAAATCCCGAAAATGTATTAATTATTGGAGCCGGTGAAGGCGCAACAGCAAGGGAAGCTTTGAAATGGAATTCAGTAAAAAAAATAACACTTATCGAAATTGATGAAGATGTTATTTTATCTTGTAATAAATATTTACCAGAAATGAGTTTAGGGGCGTATCAGGATTCGAAAGTAGAAATTATCATTACTGATGCGCGTGACTTTCTAAAAAATAATAAAAACAAATATGATGTTATAATTTGCGATTTATGTGATCAAATATTTGATGAAAATAATATATTAAATAATAGTTTTTTATTAAGTTGTAAAAATATTTTAAGTCAAAATGGAATTATGTGCATTCAATCTGGTGAAATACCGGTTATACAAAATCCCTTATTTGAGAAATATCTGTTTCTTGTGAAGTCATTGTTTTTATCGATGAAGTTGTATTCTGTTTGGATACCCTCTTATTGTCGAAATTGGGCTTTTATATTATTATCTGATAATAAAATTACATTAAATTCAATTGAAGATATAAAAAATACAATAAATTGTAATTTATCTCAAAATTTAAAATTTATAAATGAAAAAGCATATTTAGGGCTTTTTCATCCACCAAAATATATACAGGAGTTTGAAAAATAA
- a CDS encoding SPFH domain-containing protein codes for MENFNLLPFILFLGIVLLIVFIFKKYIIVIRQQECVIVERLGRFHNVLHSGLNVLIPFVDESRQILWSRNGIITNVDRVDLREVVIDIPEQKVITKDNVGIIVDAIIYVQITDVKRAAYEIQALPLAVAQLTQTTLRSLVGEMDLDHTLSSRDVINSRLKIVLDEATDKWGLKVNRVELKNVSPPPDVQMAMEKQMQAERERRANVLTAEGSKQSQILNAEGEKRSRIEHSEGEKQEKINQALGDKEATIARAIGQAQAIEDVAAAQAKSIQMIKAAFESPDVAANYLIAMEYLKRFGEMTQKNTDKVFIPYEATGVLSSLGALSDIMGKAATNSEKIHSPKR; via the coding sequence ATGGAAAATTTTAATTTGCTACCATTTATCCTTTTTCTTGGAATCGTGTTATTAATTGTATTTATATTTAAAAAATATATTATTGTTATTCGCCAACAAGAATGTGTTATTGTGGAACGCCTTGGTCGTTTTCATAATGTTTTGCACTCGGGCTTAAATGTCCTCATCCCTTTTGTCGATGAATCCAGGCAAATACTTTGGAGTCGTAATGGAATCATTACCAATGTCGATCGCGTTGATCTCCGTGAAGTTGTTATTGATATTCCCGAGCAAAAAGTAATTACAAAAGATAACGTCGGCATTATAGTCGATGCTATTATCTATGTTCAAATTACAGATGTAAAACGCGCTGCTTATGAAATTCAGGCGCTACCTTTGGCTGTTGCTCAGCTCACACAAACGACTTTAAGAAGTTTAGTGGGTGAAATGGATCTTGACCACACTTTGAGCAGTCGTGATGTTATCAATTCAAGGCTTAAAATTGTATTAGATGAAGCAACGGACAAGTGGGGATTAAAAGTAAATCGCGTGGAACTAAAAAATGTTTCACCGCCACCCGATGTGCAAATGGCTATGGAAAAACAAATGCAGGCAGAGCGTGAGCGTCGTGCCAACGTCTTAACTGCAGAAGGTTCCAAGCAAAGCCAAATTCTCAATGCAGAAGGTGAAAAACGCTCTCGTATTGAACATTCTGAAGGTGAAAAGCAAGAAAAAATCAATCAGGCGCTTGGTGATAAAGAGGCCACCATTGCGCGTGCTATTGGTCAGGCTCAGGCCATTGAAGATGTTGCTGCCGCGCAAGCAAAATCTATTCAAATGATTAAAGCCGCTTTTGAATCTCCAGATGTGGCCGCAAATTATCTTATTGCCATGGAATATTTAAAACGCTTTGGCGAAATGACTCAAAAAAATACCGACAAAGTCTTTATTCCTTATGAAGCTACGGGTGTTTTATCCTCTTTGGGCGCGTTGAGCGATATTATGGGCAAAGCAGCCACAAATAGTGAAAAAATTCATTCTCCAAAAAGATAA
- the pdhA gene encoding pyruvate dehydrogenase (acetyl-transferring) E1 component subunit alpha, protein MAQKLSNQLLVAFYKEMLLGRRIEERVGQLYVQQKFSGFCHLYIGQEAVGTGCLNAIRKGQDYVITGYRDHFLPIILGMDPGMMLSELLGKVTGCARGKGGSMHMFSEKLRFMGGHGIVGGQVPLAVGAAWKIKYNKEDNVALCFLGDAAINQGQFHEALNMAAIWDLPCIIIIENNMYGMGTAISRTCSLNNLADRAKGYNMRQAIVDGRNVVNTYNQMKEIVEETRKTSKPILVEIQTYRFRGHSVSDPGNYRTKEEVEKERSRDCLILLKDIMLQQKAAKEDDFETYEEEIADIVEKAVTFADEAPEPGLEEIYEHVLV, encoded by the coding sequence ATGGCTCAAAAATTATCAAATCAGCTTCTTGTAGCTTTTTATAAAGAAATGCTGCTCGGGCGTCGCATCGAAGAGCGTGTTGGCCAACTGTATGTTCAGCAAAAATTTAGTGGATTTTGTCACTTATATATTGGACAAGAAGCCGTTGGTACAGGATGCTTAAACGCCATAAGAAAAGGTCAAGACTACGTTATTACGGGTTATCGTGATCACTTTCTTCCTATTATTTTAGGAATGGATCCCGGCATGATGCTTTCTGAATTACTTGGTAAAGTAACGGGATGTGCGCGCGGCAAGGGTGGCTCCATGCACATGTTCTCTGAAAAATTACGTTTCATGGGAGGTCATGGCATTGTTGGTGGACAGGTTCCATTAGCTGTTGGTGCTGCTTGGAAAATTAAATATAATAAAGAAGATAATGTTGCGCTGTGCTTTTTAGGCGATGCTGCCATAAATCAGGGTCAGTTTCATGAAGCATTAAATATGGCGGCAATTTGGGATCTTCCTTGTATTATTATTATTGAAAATAATATGTATGGAATGGGTACCGCCATTTCAAGAACATGCTCATTAAATAATCTTGCTGACAGAGCAAAAGGTTATAATATGCGTCAGGCCATCGTCGATGGTCGCAATGTTGTGAATACATATAATCAAATGAAAGAAATTGTAGAAGAGACTCGTAAAACTTCTAAACCCATTCTTGTTGAAATTCAAACGTACCGATTCCGCGGACACTCTGTATCCGATCCTGGAAATTATCGTACAAAAGAAGAAGTTGAAAAAGAACGCAGTCGTGATTGCCTTATTCTTCTTAAAGATATTATGCTTCAACAAAAAGCTGCAAAAGAAGATGATTTCGAAACATACGAAGAAGAAATTGCAGATATTGTTGAGAAAGCTGTTACCTTTGCAGATGAGGCACCGGAACCAGGGCTCGAAGAAATTTATGAGCATGTTCTTGTTTAA
- a CDS encoding dimethylarginine dimethylaminohydrolase family protein, whose translation MRKVIRNVSELSISKESLSSMPKPQKVMMVNPAFFNVDNPINAHMLREDGSLHILDKNKAIEQWQNLKKTYESIGFNVFVVDPVNGLPDMVFCANQSFPYLDSCGNFHAVLSNMRNDIRNEEVPYINSFLTAHGYSSHRIASRTMGYFFESMGDALWLPGYRFILGGHGFRTDKRIYNLLSEVTNSPVAIFELKHAKFYHLDTCLSILNANSALACKEAFTEEGLLLLKAIFPQLLEVPLAEADSPGFACNAHCPDGKHVIIQKGCENTLKLLKDNNFIPLEVDTSEFIKSGGSVFCMKLMFF comes from the coding sequence ATGAGAAAAGTGATACGCAATGTATCCGAATTGTCTATTTCTAAAGAGTCTTTATCGTCAATGCCAAAACCACAAAAAGTGATGATGGTCAATCCTGCCTTTTTTAATGTTGATAATCCCATTAATGCTCATATGTTGCGTGAGGATGGTTCGCTACATATTTTGGATAAAAACAAAGCAATTGAGCAATGGCAAAATTTAAAAAAAACATATGAGAGCATTGGATTTAATGTTTTTGTTGTCGATCCGGTAAACGGTCTTCCTGACATGGTATTCTGCGCAAATCAAAGTTTTCCTTATTTAGATTCCTGTGGTAATTTCCACGCTGTGCTTTCGAATATGCGCAACGATATCCGGAATGAAGAAGTTCCTTATATAAACTCTTTTTTAACAGCGCATGGTTATTCTTCTCATCGTATTGCTTCAAGGACAATGGGGTATTTTTTTGAATCCATGGGAGATGCATTATGGTTACCAGGCTATCGATTTATTTTAGGTGGCCATGGATTTCGTACAGATAAAAGAATTTATAATCTTTTATCTGAAGTAACAAATTCCCCAGTCGCCATTTTTGAGTTAAAGCATGCAAAGTTTTATCATCTTGATACTTGTTTAAGTATCCTAAATGCCAATTCTGCATTAGCATGTAAGGAAGCGTTTACGGAAGAGGGATTATTATTATTGAAAGCTATTTTTCCACAACTTCTTGAAGTGCCCCTTGCTGAAGCGGATTCTCCTGGATTTGCATGTAATGCCCACTGTCCTGATGGTAAGCATGTTATTATTCAGAAAGGTTGCGAGAATACATTGAAATTGCTTAAAGATAATAATTTTATTCCTTTAGAAGTAGACACATCGGAGTTTATTAAGTCGGGAGGTTCCGTCTTTTGCATGAAGCTTATGTTTTTCTAA
- a CDS encoding pseudouridine synthase gives MVKDVQKNQNSEFVRLNVLLQEFGVSSRRKADELIEAGQVKVDGKVVKKLGTKVDRAASISVDGKALKSKPAKMIYLLNKPFMTITSRKDEKERPTIFDLPEIKKLPLNVQSVGRLDYRSEGLLVLTNDGDLSLALSHPKYSVEKTYAVLTSSSFTIEDAEKLKKGIELEDGPAKVISLKIGNKEKLGNSVGQWIELVVTEGRNRLVRRMMEALGLSVVRLVRVAIGDLRLPGKLEPGKIRPASEAEIKYLNDIKKDMEQQESKKKKSSYVLSNEVIAKRKLIKKMSLNDSDYAREAERREKRATLVAKTRKQSNEEIQNKKRSSEWQKEESASSKKTDKNDSQKRSFEIEKNDSKKRSFEIEKKGQNKETKAIKFSKNKNSKSKDSTRKKSDTKKRS, from the coding sequence ATGGTTAAAGATGTTCAAAAAAATCAGAACTCAGAATTCGTTCGCTTAAATGTATTACTTCAAGAGTTTGGCGTTTCATCGCGAAGAAAAGCAGACGAACTTATTGAAGCGGGTCAAGTGAAAGTTGATGGAAAAGTTGTGAAGAAACTCGGAACAAAAGTAGATCGCGCTGCATCTATTTCTGTTGATGGCAAGGCATTAAAAAGTAAACCTGCAAAAATGATATATCTTTTAAATAAACCTTTTATGACAATAACAAGTCGAAAAGATGAAAAAGAAAGACCCACTATTTTTGATTTGCCTGAAATTAAAAAACTTCCTTTGAATGTGCAATCTGTGGGGCGCTTAGATTATCGAAGCGAAGGTTTGCTTGTTTTAACAAATGATGGTGACCTGTCTTTAGCTTTATCTCATCCAAAATATTCCGTTGAAAAGACATATGCTGTTTTAACATCGTCTTCATTTACGATTGAAGATGCTGAAAAACTTAAAAAAGGCATTGAGCTTGAAGATGGTCCGGCCAAAGTTATTTCATTAAAAATAGGTAACAAAGAAAAATTAGGAAATAGTGTGGGCCAATGGATTGAGTTGGTTGTCACAGAAGGACGTAATCGTTTGGTTCGTCGTATGATGGAAGCTTTGGGTTTAAGCGTTGTCAGACTTGTGCGCGTTGCTATTGGAGATCTTCGTTTACCAGGAAAACTGGAACCCGGTAAAATCCGACCTGCTTCAGAGGCAGAAATAAAATATTTAAATGATATTAAAAAAGACATGGAGCAGCAAGAATCTAAAAAGAAAAAAAGTTCTTATGTTTTATCAAATGAAGTTATTGCAAAACGTAAATTAATTAAAAAGATGAGTTTAAATGACTCCGACTATGCACGCGAAGCAGAACGTCGCGAAAAAAGAGCAACATTAGTTGCAAAAACGCGTAAGCAAAGTAATGAAGAAATTCAAAATAAAAAAAGATCTTCAGAATGGCAAAAAGAGGAATCAGCATCTTCTAAGAAAACAGATAAAAATGATTCCCAAAAAAGATCATTCGAGATTGAAAAAAATGATTCTAAAAAAAGATCTTTTGAAATTGAAAAAAAAGGTCAGAATAAAGAAACTAAAGCTATAAAATTCTCCAAAAATAAAAATAGTAAATCGAAAGACTCAACGAGAAAAAAATCTGATACAAAAAAGAGGTCTTAA